Sequence from the Microbacterium faecale genome:
CGTTGACCCGCGCGGTGCTCCTCGGGCACGGTGTGCGCGCCCCCGAGGTGTACGGAGATCCGGCCCTTCTGTTTCCGCGGTTGTTCCCGGAGGTGACCGCGAACGGGGCCGGCGGATTGACCGTCGTCCCGAACCTCAACGAGCTCGATCGCGTGCCGGGTGAGGATGTCCTCAGCCCTGTCGGCGAGCCCCGCGAGATCGCGGCGCGCATCGCCGGGAGCGGTTTCGTCGTGGCCAGTTCCCTGCACGCGCTCGTACTTGCCGACGCATACGGCATCCCGTCGCGGCCGCTCGTCCCTGCGGCCGAGCACCCACTGAAGTATCTCGACTACTACGCCGGGACGGGGCGCGCCGACGTGCGATTCGCTGCCACGCACGAGGAGGCGCTGGAACTCGGTCCCGTGCCGCCTCCGATCGTGGACCTCGACGCGATCGACGCGGCGTTCCCGCGGGATCTGTGGCGCGGTGGGATCGCGCGCGGCCCGGAGGACTCGCGCGACTACGAGAGCCTTCGGCACGCCTCGGCCGCTGTGCGCGACGCGGTGACGCGGTCGGTGGGTCAGGATGTTTCGGCCAGCGCGGCGCAGGCGCTGCTCCGCGTCGAGGAGCTCGTTGCCGATCAGCCCGCCGCGTTGACGCACCTGCTGGAAAGGTGTTCGTCGGAGGCGCGGCCGGCCGCAGACGAGATCGGAACGATGACGGTGCGATACCTCATCGAGTGCGCGCCCCACGGCGAGACCGACCGGCGAGTTTCGCGCGCGCTGAGACGCGCGTCGGCCAATATGCATGACGTGCCCGTGGTCGCGCGCGTGGCGGCCACGGGCAAGGTGTCTCTCGCCCGTGCGATCGCTCGGGACGAGCGGACGGAGGCGGACGGATTCGCCTATCTCGCGTCGCTCGACCTGCCCGCCGCCCCGATC
This genomic interval carries:
- a CDS encoding polysaccharide pyruvyl transferase family protein, with the translated sequence MAFPDELIDGVRVPHWTPDAPDAPRNFGDEIGPLLVRALLSAAPRQEGSARLLSVGSVLQFASPGDVVWGAGINGKVLQRVRYPLDVRSVRGPLTRAVLLGHGVRAPEVYGDPALLFPRLFPEVTANGAGGLTVVPNLNELDRVPGEDVLSPVGEPREIAARIAGSGFVVASSLHALVLADAYGIPSRPLVPAAEHPLKYLDYYAGTGRADVRFAATHEEALELGPVPPPIVDLDAIDAAFPRDLWRGGIARGPEDSRDYESLRHASAAVRDAVTRSVGQDVSASAAQALLRVEELVADQPAALTHLLERCSSEARPAADEIGTMTVRYLIECAPHGETDRRVSRALRRASANMHDVPVVARVAATGKVSLARAIARDERTEADGFAYLASLDLPAAPIERSRRRRRMFRRRD